In Pararge aegeria chromosome 17, ilParAegt1.1, whole genome shotgun sequence, one genomic interval encodes:
- the LOC120631129 gene encoding transcription factor hamlet-like yields the protein MSACAAAAMREKHAAPRRLASPPSSPLERHPSPLGSPRADEPLDLRVTHKRPPRLEDENCNLIIPSPPPHPTHPTHPAHPAHPALLQFCRRLPLALPASFGRYPFLPAAAATLLAPGAPRAPPVPQNPGVNRARDRYTCSYCGKAFPRSANLTRHLRTHTGEQPYRCKYCERSFSISSNLQRHVRNIHNKERPFRCRHCDRCFGQQTNLDRHLKKHEAENGDDNRRRSPEETYFEEIRSFMGRVAPARRAGTAASVADHT from the coding sequence ATGAGCGCGTGCGCGGCGGCCGCCATGCGCGAAAAGCacgcggcgccgcgccgcctTGCCTCCCCGCCCTCTTCGCCCCTCGAGCGACATCCCAGCCCCCTTGGCTCTCCGCGCGCCGACGAGCCTCTTGACCTGCGAGTTACGCACAAACGCCCACCGCGGTTAGAAGATGAGAACTGTAACCTTATTATCCCGTCGCCGCCGCCGCACCCGACGCACCCGACACATCCGGCCCACCCAGCTCACCCGGCCCTGCTGCAATTCTGCCGGCGACTGCCTCTCGCCCTGCCGGCATCGTTCGGTCGCTATCCGTTCCTGCCGGCGGCGGCTGCGACCCTCCTCGCACCAGGCGCTCCGAGGGCGCCACCAGTTCCTCAAAATCCAGGAGTGAACAGAGCGCGCGACCGATACACTTGCTCCTATTGTGGAAAAGCGTTTCCGCGTAGTGCAAATCTGACGAGACATTTACGGACTCACACGGGCGAGCAGCCCTACCGCTGCAAGTACTGTGAACGATCCTTCTCAATATCATCCAACTTGCAACGACACGTGAGGAACATTCATAATAAAGAGCGACCGTTTCGATGTCGTCATTGCGACCGCTGTTTCGGCCAGCAAACCAATTTGGATAGGCATCTGAAGAAGCATGAAGCTGAAAACGGGGACGACAACCGTCGGAGATCACCAGAAGAGACCTACTTCGAAGAGATCAGGTCGTTTATGGGACGCGTCGCACCCGCACGTCGCGCTGGTACGGCTGCTAGTGTTGCAGACCACACCTGA